In Puntigrus tetrazona isolate hp1 unplaced genomic scaffold, ASM1883169v1 S000000234, whole genome shotgun sequence, a single window of DNA contains:
- the lyl1 gene encoding protein lyl-1: MEKNEPPVSPSVVQPVSPARSSSPDASTAREAEGGPDAVEPEDHPRSSPSLPPDVPVISLAHSKPPLPGLRLALLPPPFLHTHRFISSSFLGPAGSFGIFGNARMKRRPSTHFELELSDGPPQKLARRVFTNSRERWRQQNVNGAFSELRKLIPTHPPDKKLSKNEILRLAMKYIDFLVQLLKDQSSGQREEAPDDSGSCENRDSTDCVPVLASSGSSCYGDTDSEESPGPCGIQPKNGPGITEKVQEQILTVTASSYQR, from the exons ATGGAGAAGAACGAGCCGCCCGTCTCTCCGTCTGTCGTCCAGCCGGTCAGTCCGGCTCGCTCCAGTTCTCCGGATGCTAGCACGGCTCGAGAGGCGGAGGGCGGTCCGGACGCGGTGGAACCCGAGGACCACCCCAGGTCCTCGCCGTCTCTCCCGCCCGACGTCCCGGTCATCAGCCTGGCCCACAGCAAGCCCCCGCTGCCCGGCCTGCGCCTGGCCCTGCTGCCTCCGCCCTTCCTGCACACACACCGCTTCATCAGCAG cTCTTTCCTCGGGCCGGCGGGGAGCTTCGGGATCTTCGGTAACGCCCGTATGAAGAGACGCCCGTCCACACACTTCGAACTGGAGCTCAGTGACG GTCCTCCTCAGAAGCTGGCTCGCCGTGTCTTCACTAACAGCCGCGAGCGCTGGCGGCAGCAGAACGTGAACGGGGCGTTCTCCGAGCTCCGCAAGCTCATCCCGACCCATCCGCCGGACAAGAAGCTGAGCAAGAACGAGATCCTGCGCCTGGCCATGAAGTACATCGACTTCCTGGTGCAGCTGCTGAAGGACCAGAGCAGCGGTCAGCGTGAGGAAGCGCCGGACGACAGCGGCTCCTGCGAGAACAGAGACTCCACGGACTGTGTGCCGGTGCTGGCCTCCTCGGGCTCCAGCTGTTACGGGGACACAGACAGCGAGGAGAGCCCGGGGCCCTGCGGCATTCAGCCCAAAAACGGCCCAGGCATCACGGAGAAGGTCCAGGAGCAGATTCTGACGGTCACTGCCAGCAGCTACCAGCGGTGA